In the genome of Calliopsis andreniformis isolate RMS-2024a chromosome 10, iyCalAndr_principal, whole genome shotgun sequence, one region contains:
- the LOC143184570 gene encoding uncharacterized protein LOC143184570, translating into MDPPARNSMWRFGYPNPVNYNDNELFCGGYAVQWVQNNGQCGVCGDAYHLNEPRPHEAGGEFAKGTIVRHYTVGQDIDVEVELTANHYGRFEMYLCPNNNPRNEANQDCFDRYPLYVSGTRDVRFEIPLETEKKAVFRYRVTLPSYVTCSQCVIQWNYYTGNMWGTCDNGTEASGCGRPETFRNCADVSIVTSTAGIPPLFVQQDNPFLLYYKDYRSPNNIFPLVVRSQVCLPTPLYRRIPGMDDWCQTNCLRYPPNCPAGICQCPELCDAIGEIAGQEGASAYCMDKCLVYPPKCPSHRCRCY; encoded by the exons ATGGATCCTCCAGCCCGCAATAGCATGTGGCGTTTTGGATATCCGAATCCTGTGAATTACAACGATAACGAACTTTTTTGCGGAGGGTATGCAG TGCAATGGGTTCAGAATAACGGTCAATGTGGAGTTTGTGGTGACGCATATCATTTGAATGAACCAAGGCCACATGAAGCAGGTGGTGAATTTGCAAAGGGAACTATCGTTAGACACTACACGGTTGGCCAG GATATTGACGTTGAAGTTGAACTGACAGCGAATCACTATGGAAGATTTGAAATGTACCTTTGCCCCAATAATAATCCGAGGAATGAGGCTAACCAAGACTGTTTTGATAG GTATCCCTTATATGTCTCCGGAACTAGAGACGTACGTTTCGAAATACCTTTAGAAACAGAAAAGAAAGCTGTATTCCGATATAGGGTCACTTTACCTTCCTACGTCACCTGTTCTCAGTGCGTGATACAAtggaactattacactg GTAACATGTGGGGTACTTGTGACAATGGGACCGAAGCTAGTGGTTGTGGTCGACCAGAAACGTTTAGAAACTGTGCTGATGTAAGCATCGTCACGAGTACAGCTGGTATACCGCCCCTCTTTGTGCAACAGGACAATCcatttttactttattataaAGATTATCGTTCTCCGAACAATATATTCCCCCTTGTTGTTAG GTCTCAAGTGTGCTTACCTACTCCTCTCTATAGACGCATACCGGGAATGGATGATTGGTGTCAAACTAACTGTCTTCGTTATCCTCCGAACTGTCCTGCAGGAATTTGTCAGTGCCC GGAATTATGCGATGCAATTGGAGAGATAGCTGGCCAAGAAGGAGCAAGTGCTTACTGCATGGACAAGTGTCTTGTATATCCACCTAAATGCCCCTCCCATCGATGTCgatgttattaa